A region of the Epinephelus fuscoguttatus linkage group LG13, E.fuscoguttatus.final_Chr_v1 genome:
TGGGCTCTGCCACACCCTGGCCACTTTCAGCAAGATGATGGAGAGGGAGCTAACCCAGACCAAAAAGCTGCACTTGAACACTGTGTGCAGACCACAGCCAATGGCCTACCAGCACATACGTTatgcacctgcatgagaggaaataactccacAACGGCAGAAGGCAGTATTTTGTGACTGTTGTTCAAAAAGGGAAATCAGGAGATCATCATGACCCTACTTAGCCAATTATcactagcctgagtgtcagacttaagctcccagaaccttcagtctgacatcgcctccattgaagacgatttacaagggggatcaatgactcacccagaatctgacgccattagtatccatgcctcgggggtgccgaaaacaagcgaggattgcccgtttaaaatgtctctgtcatTGTGcatgcccagctgcatcgctgataaatccagtttagcagctcccttaatttggtcctccattaacgcgagtaatggcgaaatacctcgatagcatcattaatgtggtctgtaggatctgtagcggtcgccattagcgtggcgctgattggctaatcgctagacccgcccccacccccggcgttcattggtctgTCCATCGTTTgaacgagataaatcgcaaattcactgcagtatgccagaccagagatgcaagcctactcagttgagtgggcggggtctatggtctggaaccacgctaaattagcacattaacaacacaatccagtgttgagagaacaaagcatatttactgtgcatcagtgaacaacacaaaccatcacaaaatgtttctACTTATGACTGGCTAAAGAATAATAATCCTACTTCATGTAACAAGTTTATTTTGGTAAATTCCCACTTGACTTTaaccatttgttttgtttcctcatTTCGGTTTCttttctcatgcactgagctgaactgccaatcggAGTGATGTTGTTCACCCGTGGGCTCCGCTGTCCCTGACACCAATTCAAGGCACTGAATCAcctgaaaaatgtcaacaaGGGTCAACAAGAgccaacagtgtgggacacactacaaagactggGGTGACGCTCACTGCTGGCCAACCAACAGCCTGATGCATCAGAGTCTTGAGGATGATGAAGATCCAGTCTGCATTCCAGGTAGTATTGTTTATCGCTTTCCTTGGAAAATGAAGCTTTCCTCTGAGGTCAAAGGAGTAACAGAGATACAGTTCACTCGCCTGCATAGTCAAACATTGGAGAGAGCCTTTGGCAAAGTCCCACCCACACCCAAATCACTTTTGCAAGTAAATTAATCTCTGCCTGTGGGTTTATTCACAATTTAAGGAACTGCCTAACAAATATTTTGGTAAGGAGGAAGCTGCACATGGATAGGATTGCCAGGATGGATAAGATGATGATGGCACAGCACAGTATAATCATAATGGCTGATCGGGATGCTGGAGATAGAAGGCCCAGACAACAAAAATAGAGAAGTCACCACCAAGcagggtgtgtgagagaggtcTGGATTAGAAATTCAAAGGGAACGACAGAGATGGGGCCTGGATGATGGAGATCAGCAGGGCAGAAAAGCTTGGGTAGGTGTCCTGGGGACTGGACACCAGCATAGCAGGAGACCTTAGGGAAACGGCCTGGGGACTGGCCAGTGGCAGAGATCATGCTGACTAGAAGGTAGAGCAGATGATGATTAGGAGACAACCACAAGACAGGGCCAATGGATGGAGTTGCTCAGGATGGAGCACAGAAGCCAGGGTACATCCTCCATTTGTCAGGATCATGAGGAGGAGTTTGATTGGTCAGAAGATGATCAAGGCACTATACGAGtacaagtccatttaccattcaaTCTATTTAACTCAAACCACTTCACCTAAAGGTGAAACCTCTTGGTTTGCATCGCGCCTTGGCCTCCTCTGCCAAACCTTTGGGCTCCCGCCAGACCACTACACCGTCCATTCACTGGGCATAGGAGCAGCAACAACCGCTGCATGTATAGCTCCTGTCTCAACAATCAAGGCTATGGGCCGAGGGACATCACAAGCCTATGAGAGTGACTATCGGCCCGAGACTTAAAGGCTAAGTTCGGTTTTTTGacacctggaccttatttctaGGATTAAATACGCTCGTAGACTCACCCAGACAATTTTGGTGGAGCTCAGAGCCGTTTTCGAGCAATTTAGATCCATCTGACGGCGTTTTCTCTCATGCCATAGAAGCAGACGGGGCCAAAAATCGAAGCCCCTAAATTAGACATTATCTGCTGCAAAACTCGCTCATTTCACCTACATTTTATAAATGAATGGCCAGTGTTATCGCCATGTCAGCTCAACTTCGTTGTTATGGTCATCCGGGGCTTTACAAGGATGGATAACTTTTGGTGATGTCATAGACGTGCGCCGCAGGAGCGCAGCTGAGTAGAGCCGCTGTTGTTGCTAGGATACATGGCTACACGGCTTTTCTTGTGCAACATGGCGGAATATTTATCCGATGTAGAAGTGTCTGACGACGACTTTGAGTATGATGGATGTCCGTATCgttttgagccagaatacaccgATGAGGAGCTATTTGAAAGGAGGATGCAGAGGGAAAGAGCTGAACAGCTGGCCAGAGAACAAGCAACCACTGCACGTCCACGAGTGGGGGCTAACTGGTGGTGTTGTTGTGGACACTGCACGGCAATGGTAACAGAGGAGGAGTGCCTTTGCTGCTCAGAGTGGGACTTGAGACCAGAGGAAACACGTATTGATGCCCCCCAAAATACGTGTCTCACTACACTCGAAGATTTTTCTGCCATGACAAACCGGGCTGTGGTagagactttttttcatgtcccGAGAGTCAACTGGCAGACGCAGCCGAAGCCAGCAGGACCGAACGGCCAACTTTCGATAGAGTAAGTAGCCCATACAAATGCAAAAAGGGTATATTTTCTATGAGTGTTTGCTTTATAAGTAAATAACTTGGGTATGGTGTCTTTACTTTGTAGTTATGTATGATCTGGAATGTAGACAGCAGACTCAGGCTattacacagaaaaaataatgtaGAAACACGGTTGACAGTTTCATAGATATGAGTTTGGCATTTAGGAAATTTAGCTCAGTgtggtttattaaaaaaaaaatccattgataATCACTCCTGAATATCTTTTCTAACTTCTGTTTACTTTGTGCTAATTCTCTGTCCTGTAGGCAATGCAGACTGGTGGCATACCGGATTGTTATAGAGTGGGCACTTGCAGGGGAACACCTTGGACCTGGGAACAGGAGGATAATTCCTAGCTGCATTGTCTCTGCAATCAGAGGAAAATACCCCTCTCCCACAGGCAGTTATGTGGGATTCACTGAGGCTCAGGATGCTAATCAGCATCTGATTAGCAAGACAAAAGACTCAATTTTTC
Encoded here:
- the LOC125899809 gene encoding uncharacterized protein LOC125899809 — protein: MAEYLSDVEVSDDDFEYDGCPYRFEPEYTDEELFERRMQRERAEQLAREQATTARPRVGANWWCCCGHCTAMVTEEECLCCSEWDLRPEETRIDAPQNTCLTTLEDFSAMTNRAVVETFFHVPRVNWQTQPKPAGPNGQLSIEQCRLVAYRIVIEWALAGEHLGPGNRRIIPSCIVSAIRGKYPSPTGSYVGFTEAQDANQHLISKTKDSIFLGQFV